The following DNA comes from Euryarchaeota archaeon.
ACAAGGACGGCCGCATCGTGGAAGTCGCCCCATTGGACCTCATGGTCCACGCACAATTCGAGAAAGAACCCGTGACGTCGCTCTCGGCGGCGCTTGAGAAGATATTTGAGCCGAAACCGGAGCTCGACCCACGAGAGCTTGAGCTGAAGGCGGAAAAGGAGCGGTTAGAACGACAGATCAGGATCACGGAGGAGTCGGTCCTCGGGTTCAAACGCGAGGGTGTCGAGGCGAGAGAGTCTGGAGACCTTTTCTTCGCGAACTATGAGCTTGTCGAGGCGCTTTTGAAAAGACTCAAGCAAGGGACGCGCGACGTGGGCTGGCGGGAGTATGAGGCGGTGCTCGCCAAACAGCGCGAGGACGGGGATGCCCTCGCGACCCAAATCGGGGCACTCGACGGCTCGACCGGGAGTGCCTTCCTCCTTCTCCCGGATCCGTCTGGTAGATCCGTCAAGGTGAAAGTCGACGTCTCGAAGACGTTGGCGGAGAATTCGCAGGACTATTACGCCAAGGCAAAGACGATGAAGGAGAAGGAAGCGGGCGCACAGGTGCCGCTTTCCGAGGCGAAGGCGGCTCTTTCGAAGCTGGAGAAACAGGGCATCAAACTCGCCGACTCCATCGCACGAAAAAAAGGAAGACCGAAGCCCACGAAGAAACTCTGGTTCGACACGTACAAGTGGTTCGTCTCAAGCGACGGGAACCTCGTGTTGGCGGGGCGCGACGCTGGTTCGAACGAGAAGCTCGTCAAGAAGCACCTCGTCGAGGGGGATCGGTACGCGCATGCGGACGTTCAAGGCGCTTCGTCCGTCGTCGTCAAGAGGAAGGATGGCGAGGATTCGGTCCCGGAACCGACGCTCGCCGAGGCATGCCGATTCGCCGCCATCAATTCAAAGGCATGGGCACAGCGCGTCGGTTCGACGGATGCTTATTGGGTGACGCCCGAGCAGGTGTCGAAGACGCCGGCCCCTGGGGAATACGTGGGACGCGGTGCGTTCATCATCCGTGGAAAACGGAATTACGTCCAATGCCCGATGAAGTGCGCGATCGGTGAAGTGGAAGTGGAGGGGACCCGCAAAGTCATGGGCGGTCCCGTCTCCGCCGTCGCTTTCCGGTCGACGAAGTACGTCGTAATGGAACCGGGCGAGGAGAACCTCGGAAAGCTTGCGTCGGAACTCGGCGACGTCTTCAATGTCCCCGTCGAGGAGGTCCAAGCGGCGCTTCCACCCGGTCCCGTGCGCATCGTGGAACGTGTGGGGTTGGAGCGCGGCGCAGACGACGAGAACGATAAGCGCGGCGAGGCCGACGATGAAGGCCACGAGGATGGCGAGGACGAACGTGCGGCACGGCGCGGCGACGACGGGAAGAGGAAGGGTGGCGACGGCCACGTGGGCATCGATCCTGGGGCGGATGAATGAAGGTCATCCATCAGGACGCTAGGAATGAAGAACTCAAGGTCAAGGTCGACAGCCTCGACGACCTTTGGCACCTATTCCAGATAATCGAGAAAGGCGACCATGTGAAGATGCTCACCTTCAGGCGTATCGAGCTCACGGCGGATGAGAGTGCTCGCGCCGAGAGGGCGGAGAAGAAGCGCATGCTCTTGACCCTCACGGCCGAGACCGTGGAGTTCCACGAATTCGCCAACCGCCTACGTGTCACTGGGGCCATCGTCGAAGGCCCGCAGGATCACGGCGCCTTCCACACGTTCAACGTGGAGGAGAACGACGAAATCACCATCGTGAAGCCCGCGGGCTGGAAGGAGCATCAGCTCATGCGCGTGAAAGAGGCGGTGACAAGCGCGAAACGCCCGTCCGTCGTGTTCCTCGCGATGGAGGATGGGGAGGCGACGCTCGCCGTCATGCGCCAGTACGGGGTCCGCGAAGTGAACAGCCTCTCGGGCCGCGTCGGCGGCAAGCAGCACCCCGGGCGCGAGGCTGAGAAGGAGAAGTTCTTCCTCGAAGTCCTCCAATGGGTGCGAGACCTCAAATCGCCGGAGACACCGCTCATCCTCATCGGGCCCGGTTTCGCGAAAGAGGAATTCATGAAGTTCGGCAAGGAAAAAGAGCCCGCCCTCTTCTCCGGCGCGATCATCGAGAACACCGGCCACGCCGGCATGACCGGTGTACAGGAGTCGATAAAGCGCGGCGTGGTCGCTCGTGTCCAGAAGGACAATCGCGTCGCGTTTGAAACGCAACTTGTGGAAAAGCTCC
Coding sequences within:
- a CDS encoding NFACT family protein; the encoded protein is MKKEMTSFDVAAVALELDALNGAWFDKAYQTTSEIILRMRGQGKKDIVIQPGKAIFFSATDREMPTEPSRFAATIRSHLSGSRLSGASQRGFDRVIELSFTKGDDRYRVVAELFRDGNVVLVKGDIIIQPLSTRSWAAREIRSGEKYEFPPPRFNLLTAKREEIMIRLDASKHDVVRAAALDLNLGGLYGEEICKRAGITKGMAVSELSPEERSRFVDALLEILSRLKTSDLSPHTYHKDGRIVEVAPLDLMVHAQFEKEPVTSLSAALEKIFEPKPELDPRELELKAEKERLERQIRITEESVLGFKREGVEARESGDLFFANYELVEALLKRLKQGTRDVGWREYEAVLAKQREDGDALATQIGALDGSTGSAFLLLPDPSGRSVKVKVDVSKTLAENSQDYYAKAKTMKEKEAGAQVPLSEAKAALSKLEKQGIKLADSIARKKGRPKPTKKLWFDTYKWFVSSDGNLVLAGRDAGSNEKLVKKHLVEGDRYAHADVQGASSVVVKRKDGEDSVPEPTLAEACRFAAINSKAWAQRVGSTDAYWVTPEQVSKTPAPGEYVGRGAFIIRGKRNYVQCPMKCAIGEVEVEGTRKVMGGPVSAVAFRSTKYVVMEPGEENLGKLASELGDVFNVPVEEVQAALPPGPVRIVERVGLERGADDENDKRGEADDEGHEDGEDERAARRGDDGKRKGGDGHVGIDPGADE
- a CDS encoding mRNA surveillance protein pelota; this translates as MKVIHQDARNEELKVKVDSLDDLWHLFQIIEKGDHVKMLTFRRIELTADESARAERAEKKRMLLTLTAETVEFHEFANRLRVTGAIVEGPQDHGAFHTFNVEENDEITIVKPAGWKEHQLMRVKEAVTSAKRPSVVFLAMEDGEATLAVMRQYGVREVNSLSGRVGGKQHPGREAEKEKFFLEVLQWVRDLKSPETPLILIGPGFAKEEFMKFGKEKEPALFSGAIIENTGHAGMTGVQESIKRGVVARVQKDNRVAFETQLVEKLLEAIAVAGPAAYGEAETRIALQAGAVETLLISDKFVREHQGEGLMLLAKQSGADVKIISSEHESGRKFGSLGGCGAFLRYRLQGRAES